A part of Nocardioides sp. WS12 genomic DNA contains:
- a CDS encoding acyl-CoA dehydrogenase, which translates to MTRQTYELGLGLIDEHVDLASAVADLAASVIPAAVVRKDIDAGGEEKFPAFWSALVDYDLLGLHVAEESGGAGGGLLTLAVALEALGRHAAPGPFVPTVLASALIQADGGKQAVELLPALIDGTTTAAVALDASGVPAAVGADGAWTVSGTWEGVLGGEHADHLVLPVTRDGSTLWIVVAAAAVKIARQDSIDVVRGSARVTADGLTVDAEHVLSALAAERARSIAAVILGAEAAGVMAWAVATAAEYAKIRVQFGRPIGQFQGVKHLCARMGIALEQARAAVWDAAVAIDKGDDNADYAGTVAAVVVPDVAVQVTQDCIQVHGGIGFTWEHDAHLYYRRALALRGVLGGREEHALRLADLALAGVGRALEIELPQEAETIRPAIRAELATIAAITDEDELLVALGDGGWVQPHLAKPYGRAAGPLEQIVIMQEIKHAGINLPQLLMGTWAVGAIVPHGTEQQRQDLVVPTLRGEVVWCQLFSEPGAGSDLASIATKAVKVDGGWRVTGQKIWTTVAQFSDWAMLIARTNPDAPKHEGITYFVLDMSSEGVDVRPLREMTGSALFNEVFLDDVFIPDENVVGEVDHGWEVARTTLAGERVALSQKMEAYANDGDLLKFARGRELGTIARYHLGGLLAESQAIDVISARVVLKQLAGVDVSTTSSAGKLLAMGISQKIAEFIVAELGVAGTVAVPGQPSDHAIEQLIAGRATTIYGGTTEVQLNVIGERMLGLPRDAQ; encoded by the coding sequence ATGACACGTCAGACCTACGAACTGGGCCTCGGTCTCATCGACGAACACGTCGACCTCGCCAGTGCGGTCGCCGACCTCGCTGCTTCGGTCATCCCGGCCGCGGTGGTCCGCAAGGACATCGACGCCGGTGGCGAGGAGAAGTTCCCCGCGTTCTGGTCGGCGCTCGTCGACTACGACCTCCTCGGCCTGCACGTCGCCGAGGAGTCGGGTGGCGCGGGCGGCGGACTGCTGACGCTCGCGGTGGCCCTCGAGGCGCTGGGTCGCCACGCTGCCCCCGGGCCGTTCGTGCCGACGGTGCTGGCCTCGGCCCTCATCCAGGCCGACGGCGGCAAGCAGGCCGTCGAGCTGTTGCCTGCCCTGATCGACGGTACGACGACCGCTGCCGTGGCACTGGACGCCTCCGGTGTCCCGGCGGCGGTGGGCGCTGACGGCGCGTGGACGGTGTCGGGGACGTGGGAGGGCGTGCTCGGCGGCGAGCATGCCGACCACCTGGTCCTGCCGGTGACACGTGACGGCTCCACCCTGTGGATCGTGGTCGCTGCCGCGGCGGTGAAGATCGCCCGTCAGGACAGCATCGACGTGGTGCGCGGTTCCGCACGGGTCACCGCGGACGGTCTGACGGTCGACGCCGAGCACGTCCTCTCTGCCCTGGCTGCCGAGCGGGCCCGCTCGATCGCCGCCGTCATCCTCGGCGCGGAGGCCGCCGGCGTGATGGCCTGGGCCGTCGCGACGGCCGCGGAGTACGCGAAGATCCGGGTCCAGTTCGGCCGTCCCATCGGCCAGTTCCAGGGCGTCAAGCACCTGTGCGCCCGGATGGGCATCGCGCTCGAGCAGGCGCGTGCCGCGGTCTGGGACGCAGCGGTCGCGATCGACAAGGGCGATGACAACGCCGACTATGCCGGGACGGTCGCGGCGGTCGTCGTACCGGACGTCGCGGTGCAGGTGACTCAGGATTGCATCCAGGTGCATGGCGGCATCGGGTTCACGTGGGAGCACGATGCCCACCTCTACTACCGCCGTGCGCTCGCCCTCCGCGGCGTGCTCGGTGGCCGCGAGGAGCACGCACTGCGGCTCGCCGACCTGGCGCTGGCCGGCGTCGGCCGGGCGTTGGAGATCGAGCTGCCGCAGGAGGCGGAGACGATCCGTCCCGCCATCCGCGCCGAGTTGGCGACCATTGCCGCCATCACGGACGAGGACGAGCTGCTGGTCGCCCTCGGCGACGGCGGCTGGGTGCAGCCGCACCTGGCGAAGCCGTACGGCCGGGCCGCCGGGCCTCTCGAGCAGATCGTCATCATGCAGGAGATCAAGCACGCCGGCATCAATCTGCCGCAGTTGCTCATGGGCACCTGGGCGGTCGGTGCGATCGTGCCGCACGGCACCGAGCAGCAGCGCCAGGACCTGGTGGTCCCGACCCTGCGCGGCGAGGTCGTGTGGTGCCAGCTGTTCAGCGAGCCCGGGGCCGGTTCCGACCTGGCCTCGATCGCGACGAAGGCGGTCAAGGTCGATGGTGGCTGGAGGGTGACCGGCCAGAAGATCTGGACCACCGTCGCCCAGTTCTCCGACTGGGCGATGTTGATCGCCCGCACCAACCCCGATGCGCCGAAGCACGAGGGCATCACCTATTTCGTGCTGGACATGTCGAGCGAGGGCGTCGACGTACGCCCATTGCGGGAGATGACCGGATCCGCCCTGTTCAACGAGGTGTTCCTCGATGACGTCTTCATCCCCGATGAGAACGTCGTCGGCGAGGTCGACCACGGGTGGGAGGTCGCCCGTACGACCCTCGCCGGCGAACGGGTGGCGCTGAGCCAGAAGATGGAGGCCTACGCCAACGACGGTGACCTGCTGAAGTTTGCTCGTGGCCGCGAGCTCGGCACCATCGCCCGCTACCACCTCGGCGGGCTGCTCGCCGAGAGCCAGGCGATCGATGTCATCAGCGCCCGCGTCGTGCTCAAGCAACTTGCCGGCGTCGACGTCAGTACGACGTCCAGCGCCGGGAAGCTGCTGGCCATGGGCATCAGTCAGAAGATCGCCGAGTTCATCGTTGCCGAGCTCGGTGTCGCCGGCACGGTCGCCGTCCCCGGCCAGCCCAGTGACCACGCCATCGAGCAGCTCATCGCCGGCCGCGCCACCACGATCTACGGCGGCACGACCGAGGTCCAGCTCAACGTCATCGGCGAGCGGATGCTCGGGCTTCCCAGGGATGCGCAGTGA
- a CDS encoding SDR family oxidoreductase produces the protein MGTLDGRVAIITGAGRGIGREHALLLASEGAAVVVNDLGGSNEGSGADAGPAQEVADEIRAAGGRAVANTDNVASWSGAEALVQQAIDEFGGLDILVNNAGILRDAFLPSMTEEQWDSVITVHLKGHAAPLHHAAAYWKAQSKAGAEINAAVVNTASASGTFMPNAGQANYGAAKAGIAALTLVAADELERYGVRVNAIAPIARTRLTLATPGMGALFAAEVPEGEFDAFAPSNISPLVARLVAPDCKLTGKVYAVQGGGISELAGWHDVTTIESDGPWTIADLADRL, from the coding sequence ATGGGAACTCTTGACGGACGCGTCGCCATCATCACCGGCGCCGGTCGCGGCATCGGCCGCGAGCACGCCCTCCTCCTCGCAAGCGAAGGCGCGGCTGTCGTGGTCAACGACCTCGGCGGCTCCAACGAGGGCAGCGGCGCTGACGCCGGGCCCGCCCAGGAGGTCGCCGACGAGATCCGTGCGGCCGGCGGCCGCGCGGTCGCCAACACCGACAACGTCGCGTCGTGGTCCGGCGCGGAAGCCCTGGTGCAGCAGGCGATCGACGAGTTCGGTGGTCTGGACATCCTGGTCAACAACGCCGGCATCCTGCGTGACGCGTTCCTCCCCTCGATGACCGAGGAGCAGTGGGACTCCGTCATCACCGTGCACCTCAAGGGCCACGCCGCGCCGCTGCACCACGCGGCGGCGTACTGGAAGGCGCAGAGCAAGGCAGGTGCCGAGATCAACGCGGCGGTCGTCAACACCGCGTCGGCGTCGGGCACGTTCATGCCGAACGCCGGCCAGGCCAACTACGGCGCCGCCAAGGCCGGCATCGCCGCGCTGACCCTGGTCGCGGCAGACGAGCTCGAGCGCTACGGCGTCCGGGTCAATGCGATCGCACCGATCGCCCGTACCCGGCTGACCCTCGCGACGCCCGGCATGGGCGCACTGTTCGCGGCCGAGGTGCCCGAGGGCGAGTTCGACGCCTTTGCGCCGTCGAACATCTCGCCGCTCGTCGCCCGGCTCGTGGCGCCGGACTGCAAGCTCACCGGAAAGGTGTACGCCGTCCAGGGCGGCGGCATCTCCGAGCTCGCGGGTTGGCACGACGTCACCACCATCGAGAGCGACGGTCCGTGGACCATCGCCGACCTCGCCGATCGACTCTGA
- a CDS encoding MaoC/PaaZ C-terminal domain-containing protein, with product MTTAVTFEDSGLGEWTEDQVFEVTAERIAEYAAATNDPIEAHLRGELAPPVFAVVPTFFSLAPAALGVAPVELLMKLVHGEQDFHFHRPIRPGDVLTCRARATGYAALSTGSTVTVYAETRDADGELVNEQWLSAFFRGVDSGGTVGEQAPGHGLAESVTAAAPDVVVTQHVDDDQTFRYSPASGDPMPIHLDEEIAQMSGLPGIINHGLCTMAFTSWAALTELADGDVRRLKRLAVRFARPVLPGQDITTSFWRLDDPTVDAGTTAYGFQTTVDSDLVIRDGLAVLTD from the coding sequence ATGACGACGGCAGTGACCTTCGAGGACTCCGGGCTGGGCGAGTGGACCGAGGACCAGGTCTTCGAGGTCACTGCCGAGCGGATCGCGGAGTACGCCGCGGCGACCAACGACCCCATCGAGGCACATCTCCGGGGTGAGTTGGCCCCGCCGGTGTTCGCGGTGGTGCCGACCTTCTTCTCGCTCGCTCCGGCCGCGCTCGGCGTGGCTCCGGTGGAGTTGCTGATGAAGCTGGTCCACGGTGAGCAGGACTTCCACTTCCACCGGCCGATCCGGCCAGGAGACGTGCTCACCTGTCGTGCCCGCGCGACCGGGTACGCTGCGCTCAGCACCGGCTCCACCGTCACGGTGTACGCCGAGACCCGCGACGCCGATGGCGAGCTGGTCAACGAGCAGTGGCTCTCGGCATTCTTCCGGGGCGTCGACTCCGGCGGAACCGTCGGGGAGCAGGCGCCCGGCCACGGACTGGCCGAGTCGGTCACGGCAGCCGCTCCGGACGTCGTCGTCACCCAGCACGTCGACGACGACCAGACCTTCCGCTACTCGCCCGCGTCCGGTGACCCGATGCCGATCCACCTCGACGAGGAGATCGCCCAGATGTCCGGCCTCCCCGGGATCATCAACCACGGCCTGTGCACCATGGCGTTCACCTCCTGGGCTGCCCTGACGGAGCTCGCCGATGGCGACGTACGACGCCTCAAGCGGCTCGCCGTCCGGTTCGCCCGGCCGGTGCTGCCCGGTCAGGACATCACCACCAGCTTCTGGCGTCTCGATGACCCGACGGTCGACGCCGGCACCACGGCGTACGGCTTCCAGACCACCGTCGACAGCGACCTGGTCATCCGCGACGGCCTCGCCGTCCTCACCGACTGA
- a CDS encoding SRPBCC family protein, whose translation MASVSVTQNLPVDPQTAWDNLSNLAEWEKWLSIHQNWKSELPAQITVGTQVTEVVSVMGMANKIEWTITELEAPNTVTIEGLGMAGVKIKFVLSVAPADSGSTATIDADFNGAMIVGPIGKAVAKNAQGDLEKSLATFAELVAA comes from the coding sequence ATGGCCAGCGTTTCCGTCACCCAGAACCTTCCCGTCGACCCGCAGACCGCGTGGGACAACCTGTCCAACCTCGCCGAGTGGGAGAAGTGGCTCTCCATCCACCAGAACTGGAAGAGCGAGCTCCCCGCCCAGATCACCGTCGGCACCCAGGTGACCGAGGTCGTCTCGGTCATGGGCATGGCCAACAAGATCGAGTGGACCATCACCGAGCTCGAGGCACCGAACACCGTCACCATCGAGGGCCTCGGGATGGCCGGCGTGAAGATCAAGTTCGTCCTGTCCGTGGCTCCGGCCGACAGCGGCTCGACGGCCACCATCGACGCCGACTTCAACGGCGCGATGATCGTCGGCCCGATCGGCAAGGCCGTCGCGAAGAACGCGCAGGGCGACCTCGAGAAGTCGCTGGCGACCTTCGCCGAACTCGTCGCGGCCTGA
- a CDS encoding lipid-transfer protein: MANKVYVVGVGMTKFEKPGSREWDYPDMARESGTKALEDAGIDYREVQQAYVGYVYGESTAGQRAVYELGMTGLPVVNVNNNCSTGSTALYLATQAVRGGLADCTLALGFEKMQPGSLGSMYDDREQPLMKHLLALAELQEFAMPPAPYMFGAAGNEHMERYGTTAEQFAKVGVKNHRHSVNNPYAQFQDVYTLEEILASRQVYGPLTKLQCSPTSDGSGAVILASEAFVDKHGLGDQAVEIIGQSMVTDMEGTFTDKSAQSLVGKEMSRRAANEVYEQAGISAEDVDVIELHDCFSANELLTYESLGLCADGDAGKLIDNDDTTYGGRWVVNPSGGLISKGHPLGATGLAQCSELTWQLRGTADARQVESAAGKDGVALQHNIGLGGAVVVTAYRRA, encoded by the coding sequence ATGGCGAACAAGGTCTATGTCGTCGGCGTCGGGATGACGAAGTTCGAGAAGCCCGGATCACGGGAGTGGGACTACCCCGACATGGCGCGGGAGTCGGGCACCAAGGCGCTCGAGGACGCGGGGATCGACTACCGCGAGGTCCAGCAGGCCTACGTCGGCTACGTCTACGGCGAGTCGACCGCAGGGCAGCGCGCGGTCTACGAGCTCGGCATGACCGGACTGCCGGTCGTCAACGTGAACAACAACTGCTCGACCGGATCGACGGCGCTGTACCTCGCGACCCAGGCGGTCCGCGGCGGTCTCGCCGACTGCACGCTCGCGCTCGGCTTCGAGAAGATGCAGCCCGGCTCGCTCGGCTCGATGTACGACGACCGCGAGCAGCCGCTGATGAAGCATCTGCTCGCCCTCGCCGAGCTGCAGGAGTTCGCGATGCCGCCCGCGCCGTACATGTTCGGCGCTGCCGGCAACGAGCACATGGAGCGCTACGGCACCACGGCCGAGCAGTTCGCGAAGGTCGGGGTGAAGAACCACCGACACTCGGTGAACAACCCCTACGCCCAGTTCCAGGACGTCTACACGCTCGAGGAGATCCTCGCGTCGCGCCAGGTCTACGGACCGCTGACCAAGCTGCAGTGCTCGCCGACCTCGGACGGCTCGGGCGCGGTGATCCTCGCGAGTGAGGCGTTCGTCGACAAGCACGGACTCGGCGACCAGGCCGTGGAGATCATCGGCCAGTCGATGGTCACCGACATGGAGGGCACCTTTACCGACAAGTCGGCCCAGTCGCTGGTCGGCAAGGAGATGTCGCGCCGGGCGGCCAACGAGGTCTACGAGCAGGCCGGGATCAGCGCCGAGGACGTCGACGTCATCGAGCTCCACGACTGCTTCTCCGCCAACGAGCTGCTCACCTACGAATCGCTCGGCCTGTGCGCCGACGGCGACGCCGGCAAGCTCATCGACAACGACGACACGACGTACGGCGGCCGCTGGGTCGTCAACCCGTCCGGCGGTCTGATCTCCAAGGGCCACCCCCTCGGCGCGACCGGCCTGGCCCAGTGCAGCGAACTCACCTGGCAGCTGCGGGGCACCGCTGACGCCCGCCAGGTCGAGTCGGCTGCCGGCAAGGACGGCGTCGCGCTCCAGCACAACATCGGTCTGGGTGGTGCCGTCGTCGTGACGGCCTACCGCCGCGCCTGA
- a CDS encoding TetR/AcrR family transcriptional regulator: MARTTVDASATPDGRDTRWDDHRAARHERILAAAIDAIDAEGGAIGVAAIADRASVPRSVVYRLFENRDDLDEQIRARIIDTLMADLAPALDPTGTIREAISRATTTYVGWVAGHPRLQQFLGTGSATRRRTGSRVVTGTRTAIALGLETLLESELAQLSSEPPPPGAAQNLAFGLVGLVDGSVNRWVAHPEARSSAEELVEFLSDAVWSVLSSHADRLGVPMTPDQKLSSS, translated from the coding sequence GTGGCGAGGACGACGGTCGATGCGAGCGCGACACCCGACGGTCGCGACACCCGCTGGGACGACCACCGCGCAGCGCGGCACGAGCGGATCCTCGCCGCGGCCATCGACGCGATCGACGCCGAGGGCGGTGCCATCGGCGTCGCCGCGATCGCCGACCGCGCCTCGGTCCCCCGCTCGGTCGTCTACCGGCTGTTCGAGAACCGCGACGACCTCGACGAACAGATCCGGGCCCGGATCATCGACACCCTGATGGCCGACCTCGCGCCCGCGCTCGACCCGACCGGCACCATCCGGGAGGCGATCAGCAGGGCCACCACGACCTACGTCGGCTGGGTGGCCGGCCATCCGCGGCTGCAGCAGTTCCTCGGCACCGGGTCAGCCACCCGTCGTCGTACCGGCTCCCGCGTCGTCACCGGCACCAGGACGGCGATCGCCCTCGGGCTCGAGACTCTCCTCGAGTCCGAGCTCGCACAACTGTCCAGCGAGCCCCCGCCGCCCGGCGCCGCCCAGAACCTGGCCTTCGGGCTCGTCGGCCTCGTCGACGGCAGCGTCAACCGGTGGGTGGCCCACCCGGAGGCGCGCAGCAGCGCCGAGGAGCTCGTCGAGTTCCTGTCCGACGCGGTGTGGAGCGTGCTGTCCTCCCACGCCGACCGGCTCGGTGTGCCGATGACGCCGGACCAGAAGCTCAGCAGCTCCTGA
- a CDS encoding VWA domain-containing protein, whose amino-acid sequence MSTDRADRSGLLDRHLAFVEALRGAGLSVSLAEDLDAVAALSALHWTSRDTVRDAFAATMVKKQSQRTTFDALFDVYFPGMVGDGAGTASIDGEGAGEGEQGEGGPVRDNGEALLSFRDRLAEMLEAGQMDPAELQRMAAEMVGTFGSMPGRGPGLSSWSAYTALQRVAPQELIDRLVQGLMADGADEDDARRVANQRIGAFTAMVEGDARRRIAEEKGPDHVADVAVRPSIDQLAFMAARRTDLDEMRKEIFPLARRLATRLAKEQHSRHARSAPLDFRRTVRASMATGGVPMTTHHRPKRPHRTDLVVLCDVSGSTANFAQFTLLFVFALREVFQSMRAFTFIDHVHEVTGHFRPGADPVDVLADLAASASHAALWGRTNYGRVFTKFAEQHSDALGPKTTLLILGDARSNYSDLHEDTLKQLAGSVKRSFWLNPEHERNWGTGDSAAPTYGEIVRMIECRNLNQLSEFVHELAW is encoded by the coding sequence ATGAGCACCGACCGCGCCGACCGTTCCGGACTCCTCGACCGCCACCTGGCGTTCGTCGAGGCGCTCCGTGGTGCCGGCCTGTCCGTGTCGCTGGCCGAGGACCTCGATGCAGTCGCTGCGTTGTCGGCACTGCACTGGACGAGTCGCGACACCGTGCGGGACGCGTTCGCCGCGACCATGGTCAAGAAGCAGTCGCAACGTACGACGTTCGACGCGCTCTTCGACGTCTACTTCCCCGGCATGGTCGGCGACGGCGCTGGGACCGCCTCGATCGACGGCGAAGGGGCCGGCGAGGGGGAGCAGGGCGAGGGCGGCCCCGTCCGCGACAACGGTGAGGCCCTGCTCAGCTTCCGCGACCGGCTGGCCGAGATGCTCGAAGCCGGCCAGATGGACCCCGCGGAGTTGCAGCGGATGGCGGCCGAGATGGTCGGCACCTTCGGCTCCATGCCCGGTCGCGGCCCGGGGCTCTCGTCCTGGTCGGCCTACACGGCCCTGCAACGCGTTGCTCCCCAGGAACTCATCGACCGACTGGTCCAGGGCCTGATGGCCGACGGCGCCGACGAGGACGACGCCCGCCGTGTCGCCAACCAGCGGATCGGTGCGTTCACCGCGATGGTCGAGGGCGACGCCCGGCGACGGATCGCGGAGGAGAAGGGTCCCGACCACGTCGCCGACGTGGCCGTGCGCCCCAGCATCGACCAGCTCGCCTTCATGGCCGCCCGCCGCACCGACCTCGACGAGATGCGCAAGGAGATCTTCCCGCTCGCGCGACGCCTCGCCACCCGGCTCGCGAAGGAACAGCACTCCCGCCACGCACGCTCCGCGCCCCTCGACTTCCGTCGGACCGTGCGGGCGTCGATGGCCACCGGCGGCGTACCGATGACCACCCACCACCGGCCCAAGCGCCCGCACCGCACCGACCTCGTCGTGCTCTGCGACGTGAGCGGCTCAACGGCCAACTTCGCGCAGTTCACGCTGCTGTTCGTGTTCGCGCTGCGTGAGGTGTTCCAGAGCATGCGGGCGTTCACGTTCATCGACCACGTCCACGAGGTCACCGGACACTTCCGCCCGGGCGCCGACCCGGTCGACGTACTCGCTGACCTTGCTGCCAGCGCCAGCCATGCGGCGCTGTGGGGTCGCACCAACTACGGCCGCGTCTTCACCAAGTTCGCCGAGCAGCACTCGGACGCGCTCGGCCCGAAGACCACGCTGCTGATCCTCGGCGACGCGCGCTCCAACTACAGCGACCTCCACGAGGACACCCTCAAGCAACTCGCGGGCTCGGTGAAGCGGTCGTTCTGGCTCAACCCTGAGCACGAACGCAACTGGGGGACGGGTGATTCAGCGGCGCCGACGTACGGCGAGATCGTGCGGATGATCGAGTGCCGCAACCTCAACCAACTCAGCGAGTTCGTGCACGAGCTGGCGTGGTAG
- a CDS encoding MoxR family ATPase codes for MTWFESPADAATRLGAAGYLADAATATTSYLAGALEKPLLLEGPAGVGKTELAKAVSRATGAELVRLQCYEGLDEARALYEWNYKKQLLRIQAANSSNGNGGGDWNATHDDIFTEEFLLTRPLLTAIRRDEPTVLLIDEVDKTDIEVEGLLLEVLSDFQVTIPELGTVAATRRPFVVLTSNASRELSEAVKRRCLYLHLDYPDAAREREILQQQVPDLDDRIAEQLVATVARMRELELKKAPSIAESVDWARTLIALEIRDLDQAAILDTLGAVLKHQSDHDRAVKELKLKRA; via the coding sequence ATGACCTGGTTCGAATCACCGGCCGATGCGGCCACTCGGCTCGGTGCCGCCGGCTACCTCGCCGACGCTGCGACAGCCACCACGAGCTACCTCGCCGGCGCGCTCGAGAAGCCGTTGCTGCTCGAGGGTCCGGCCGGTGTCGGCAAGACCGAGCTCGCCAAGGCGGTGTCCCGCGCCACGGGTGCCGAACTGGTGAGGCTGCAGTGCTACGAGGGACTCGATGAGGCGCGTGCGCTCTACGAGTGGAACTACAAGAAGCAGCTGCTGCGCATCCAGGCCGCCAACTCCTCGAACGGCAACGGGGGCGGCGACTGGAACGCGACGCATGACGACATCTTCACCGAGGAGTTCCTGCTCACCCGGCCGCTGCTCACCGCGATCCGTCGCGACGAACCGACGGTGCTGCTGATCGACGAGGTCGACAAGACTGACATCGAGGTCGAGGGCCTGCTCCTCGAAGTGCTCAGCGACTTCCAGGTGACCATCCCCGAGCTCGGCACCGTGGCCGCCACGCGCCGGCCGTTCGTCGTACTCACGTCGAACGCGAGCCGGGAGCTGTCCGAGGCGGTCAAGCGGCGTTGCCTCTACCTCCACCTCGACTACCCGGATGCCGCGCGGGAGCGGGAGATCCTGCAACAGCAGGTGCCGGACCTGGACGACCGGATCGCCGAGCAACTCGTCGCCACCGTCGCCCGGATGCGCGAGCTGGAGCTCAAGAAGGCGCCGTCCATCGCCGAGTCCGTTGACTGGGCGCGCACGCTGATCGCCCTCGAGATCCGCGACCTCGACCAGGCCGCGATCCTCGACACCCTGGGCGCGGTGCTCAAGCACCAGTCCGACCACGACCGGGCCGTCAAGGAACTCAAGCTCAAGCGGGCCTGA
- a CDS encoding alpha/beta hydrolase-fold protein, with translation MGDARGSRISRRGLLLGGTGVAVAGGAALAGIESEVLPGRAWLYHRLGRDGGEGVVPDVTVGAFETGVFRSGSRGRDVGWAISRPPGVSGVLPVVIALHGRRQDHTSAFRSDRLGLDRFLAAAVADGVAPFAIASVDGGESYWHDRADGDRAGTMVTDEFLPLLEDHDLDTSRIGLIGWSMGGFGVLRLAALLGGHRVPAVAAMSPALWRDFDDTAPGAYDDRADFDATTVMGRQRDLDGIAVRVDCGEGDPFYAASKEYVEGFVQRPAGAFALGDHDSGYWRRIAPSVLSFLGEAFA, from the coding sequence ATGGGTGACGCACGAGGTTCACGGATCAGTCGACGGGGGCTCCTGCTCGGCGGGACCGGGGTCGCTGTCGCTGGTGGCGCGGCGCTCGCGGGCATCGAGTCCGAGGTGCTGCCCGGGCGGGCCTGGCTCTATCACCGCCTCGGGCGCGACGGGGGCGAAGGCGTCGTACCGGACGTCACGGTGGGTGCCTTCGAGACGGGGGTGTTCCGGTCAGGATCCCGCGGCAGGGATGTCGGGTGGGCGATCTCGCGTCCGCCCGGGGTGAGCGGCGTGCTGCCGGTGGTCATCGCGCTGCACGGGCGCCGTCAGGATCACACGTCGGCCTTCCGGTCCGACCGCCTTGGCCTCGACCGATTCCTCGCGGCAGCCGTCGCGGACGGCGTAGCGCCCTTTGCCATCGCGAGCGTCGATGGTGGGGAGTCCTACTGGCACGACCGGGCTGACGGCGATCGTGCCGGCACGATGGTGACCGACGAGTTCCTCCCCCTGCTCGAGGACCACGATCTCGACACCAGCCGGATCGGCCTGATCGGCTGGTCGATGGGCGGCTTCGGCGTGCTGCGGCTCGCCGCTCTCCTCGGTGGCCATCGGGTGCCCGCGGTCGCGGCGATGTCGCCTGCGTTGTGGCGCGACTTCGACGACACCGCTCCCGGCGCCTACGACGACCGGGCCGACTTCGATGCGACGACGGTGATGGGTCGCCAGCGAGACCTGGACGGCATCGCGGTCCGGGTCGACTGTGGCGAGGGCGACCCGTTCTACGCGGCGTCGAAGGAGTACGTCGAAGGCTTCGTCCAGCGGCCAGCCGGGGCCTTCGCGCTGGGCGACCACGACAGCGGTTACTGGCGCCGGATCGCTCCGTCGGTGCTGTCGTTCCTGGGTGAGGCGTTCGCCTAG
- a CDS encoding extracellular solute-binding protein, with product MTSLRSFLQAGLPCLLVTLAGCGADPGPERVTIEVWAHDGTDAERTVLEQQVATFNEGHDDVEVELRMIAEGDYNDALQTAAASGDLPDVAEVDGPLLAGYVHQAALLPLDGLLPDAVLANQLSSLRAQGSHGGRTYAVGTFDSGLGLYADRRALRAAGVEWPTSVDDAWTAEEFSAALAALAKKDADGKVLDVKLNYGVGEWLTYGFAPLVASAGGGLIDQNSLSPAGRMDGAAARSALATLQGWASYVDPNEKDDAFVSRRAPLSWVGHWTYRDYAAALGDDLLVLPLPDLGHGSKTGQGSWAWTVTASGDDRQQAAAGFLTYLLQDEEVLRMADANGAVPGNSSALEASSLYAEDGPLALFADQLVRSCGNDEPTSECVAVPRPVTPGYAVLSSQFAQAVSVALSGKAAGPALEEATVIVQGDLEDNDGFR from the coding sequence ATGACATCCCTGCGGTCGTTCCTCCAGGCCGGTCTGCCGTGCCTGCTGGTGACGCTCGCGGGATGCGGAGCCGACCCCGGCCCCGAACGCGTCACCATCGAGGTGTGGGCCCACGACGGCACCGATGCCGAACGGACCGTGCTCGAACAGCAGGTGGCGACGTTCAACGAAGGCCACGACGACGTCGAGGTCGAGCTCCGGATGATCGCGGAGGGTGACTACAACGACGCGCTCCAGACGGCGGCGGCGAGTGGCGACCTGCCCGACGTCGCCGAGGTCGACGGTCCGTTGCTGGCTGGTTACGTCCACCAGGCCGCCCTCCTTCCTCTCGACGGGCTGCTCCCCGACGCGGTGCTGGCCAACCAGCTGTCCTCCCTCAGGGCGCAGGGCTCGCACGGCGGCCGGACCTACGCCGTCGGCACCTTCGACTCCGGTCTCGGCCTGTACGCCGACCGCCGGGCGTTGCGGGCAGCCGGAGTGGAGTGGCCGACATCGGTTGATGACGCCTGGACCGCCGAGGAGTTCAGCGCTGCGCTGGCGGCGCTCGCGAAGAAGGACGCTGACGGCAAGGTCCTGGACGTGAAGCTCAACTACGGCGTGGGGGAGTGGCTGACCTACGGGTTCGCGCCGCTCGTCGCCTCCGCCGGTGGTGGCCTCATCGACCAGAACTCGCTCTCGCCGGCCGGCCGGATGGACGGCGCTGCCGCCCGGAGTGCACTGGCCACGCTGCAGGGCTGGGCGTCGTACGTCGACCCGAACGAGAAGGACGACGCGTTCGTCTCCCGACGGGCACCTCTGTCCTGGGTCGGGCACTGGACCTATCGCGACTATGCAGCGGCACTCGGCGACGACCTGCTCGTGCTGCCGCTGCCGGACCTCGGTCATGGCAGCAAGACCGGCCAGGGCTCGTGGGCCTGGACGGTGACAGCGAGCGGTGACGACCGACAGCAGGCGGCAGCAGGGTTCCTGACGTATCTCCTGCAGGACGAGGAGGTGCTTCGCATGGCCGATGCGAACGGTGCGGTCCCGGGCAACTCGTCGGCACTGGAGGCGTCGAGCCTGTACGCCGAGGACGGCCCGTTGGCGCTCTTCGCGGACCAGTTGGTCCGCAGTTGCGGCAACGACGAGCCCACGTCGGAGTGCGTGGCCGTGCCGCGACCGGTCACCCCGGGCTACGCGGTCCTGAGCAGCCAGTTCGCGCAGGCCGTCTCGGTGGCGCTCTCCGGTAAGGCCGCCGGCCCGGCGCTGGAGGAAGCGACCGTCATCGTGCAGGGCGATCTCGAGGACAACGACGGGTTCCGCTGA